CTACTGGTCCAGCCAGTAGAGGGCAGTGGAATTTAAGAGGAAAGTTGTTGAAAACGAACTTCctataatgaaatatttgaagtGGTAAAACCATCAATTGAAATTGTTATTTGAACTTACCTATCCAGTCCTAAACTAAGACAGAAACAAGATAAAGTGcaaagggtaaaaaaagaaagaagtttgaTTACTTCATGATCTCTAAAGAGTTGCATTTCAGGATATCAGGAAGATTTCATACTTAAttcattgtttaaaataattattaaatcttaaataattttcaattattgAAATACACTACTTCGAAGCATCCTATTGAAACCATCACCTCTGTTTCTTAGGGGTTAGAAATCTATGGGtaactttcaaaattaaaacagaaaaatatcaaaaaagaagtcaagaaagctatttttaaggcATACCTACCTTCACTTGTGCCAAGCTGAACAGAAAACCTGTTCTAGTCCACAAGAACAAGAAAGTAAAACAGGCTACGCAAAATGCAACACAAGCAAAGCACACAGAAGATTTTTAACGTTCACAGCACCTTGTTTACAGAAGgtaaaaagcattaaagcaaCACTTCTCACCTCATTACCAAACAGAAGAAGCATCCAAGAGCCAAGGTTTCTATGTGATTTAACATGAGCTAAGTTCGCATTTTGTGACAGAAAGACAGATTTTGGTTGTTCTCTAAGCCCTTTTGAGATATACAGGTCCTGAAGTAAAACTGCCGCTTTACGCCAGAGGCAGCCAGGGTTTCCTCAGAAAGGCTACAGGAGATGGCTCCAGCGTTTTCACCTAGCCTACGGAAAACATGGAAGAGTGGAGGTATCTTTTCTGAGCTCAGGCTAGGAGCTTATACGCTGAGGTGCCATAAGGCTCTTCAGCTCTCACCTCAGACGACACTCGAAGGCTGTTGGGGTAAACCACAGGTTGTCCCGCGCTCCAGCCTCCACACACGTACAGCACCTCAGGTGCACCACAGCACTGATCCACCCCTCCGTGGGGCAAGGGCTTCGGGAAGAGCTGGTCTCTGCACCGGCAACGACAGCGGCACCCGGGCTCGGCGCCCACCCCGGTAACCGCCAGGACCCGCTGCCCTCACCAGCGGGCTGTCCTCGTCCCGGCCGCTCGACGGGTGGCGCGGGGAGAGGCTGCAACCGCGCGCCCCGTCGCAGGGTGCGGGACCTGTTGCCCCCTGGCACCAGCGCAGCCAGAAGTCAGTCAAGGGGGGAACGGCGGGGGGACGACGCTAACACCGCGACACCTCAGAGcttcccgctccctccccgcacCTCAGCCAGGACAGAGGAAGTCCGTCCCGCACTGCGGCACCTCGGCActcccccagcccggggctgccccgggcgaGGCCGCCGGCCTGCCCCAGCCAGAACCGGAGCCCGAGCCCGAGTCGCGCTCACctaccgccgccgccgccgctctcgaGGATGCTCCAGCAGCCGGAGCCCTCACCTCACCTGCAGCCGCCCTAACGGCCGCCAGGGGGCTGGCGCGCAGCACGCCGGGTAATGTAGTCCCCGTCGGTCCCAAGGGACTGCCAATCCCGTGAGACGCCGCGCGACCCACCCACCTTCGTCGCGCCGCGGAGCCTGCCGGGAGTTGCAGTTCTCTGGGCGGGCGCTGAGGGGGCGGCCGGCGCCTCCCCTCAGCGGAACTACAACTCCCGTGGGCCCCCGCGCGCCGCTGCGGCTGTCGGGAGCCGCGTTACCGGCGCCTCGAGTGGGCGGGACGTGGTGCCGAGCCGGCGGCGGGTGTCCGAGGCCGGTCATGGCGGCAGCGCCGCCGTCCTCCGCTCCGGGTGGCCCGgagcctcccccgccgccgctgcagtacagcctgctgctgcagcacctggTGGGCGagcagcggcggccccgcgcctGGGACCCCGCCGCCCTCGGCGGCATCCCCAGCCCGCCCAAGAGCGAGGAGCAGAAGATGGTGGAGCGGGCCATGGAGAGCTGCGCCTTCAAGGCGGCGCTGGCCTGCGTGGGAGGTGCGgcgggagcggctgagggagccgGGGGAGGCTGGAGTGACGGGGCGTTGGGGGAGAGCGGTGGCCGGGGCAGCCAGCTGTGGGGGCGGTTAGGGAACGGGGGGGTCCCGGTGGAGTCGGGAAAGGGGCGGATGGAGAagaggctgcagcacagggacCCCCGTGTTTAATTTTCCTCTCTGTAAGCCTCCTCCAGTGTCTGTCACAGGTCCCAGGGCGGAATCTCTCTCTGACTGATTTCCTTGCAAAGGAAGAGGTACTAACCGCCTTtcctcagcacagcacaggctgtCAGCAAGGAGGGTGTCAGCAACAGCGGCTGCAGTATTCAGAGACAGGCCATTTGTGCTCTTGCACTGCCCCTTGCACGCTGCAGCGTTGACAGACAGGGGGAGCGGAGGTGCTCTGGTGCCTGTGGGGGAATGCGCTGCTCGAATCCAGCCAAGGTTCATTTTATACTGTTTGTCTTTTACAGGGTTTGTTCTGGGAGGCGCATTTGGTGTCTTCACAGCTGGCATCGACACCAATGTTGGGTTCGATCCCAAGGATCCGTATCGCACGCCAACCGCAAAAGAGGTCCTCAAAGATATGGGGCAGCGAGGCATATCCTACGCAAAGAACTTCGCCATTGTGGGTGCCATGTTCTCCTGCACCGAATGTGTGGTAGAATCTGTGAGTAATAACTTCTT
This DNA window, taken from Mycteria americana isolate JAX WOST 10 ecotype Jacksonville Zoo and Gardens chromosome 15, USCA_MyAme_1.0, whole genome shotgun sequence, encodes the following:
- the TIMM22 gene encoding mitochondrial import inner membrane translocase subunit Tim22; amino-acid sequence: MAAAPPSSAPGGPEPPPPPLQYSLLLQHLVGEQRRPRAWDPAALGGIPSPPKSEEQKMVERAMESCAFKAALACVGGFVLGGAFGVFTAGIDTNVGFDPKDPYRTPTAKEVLKDMGQRGISYAKNFAIVGAMFSCTECVVESYRGKSDWKNSVISGCITGGAIGFRAGLKAGVIGCGGFAAFSAAIDYYLR